A genomic window from Companilactobacillus alimentarius DSM 20249 includes:
- the pyrF gene encoding orotidine-5'-phosphate decarboxylase encodes MDKPVIVALDFANEVECIDFLDQFPKKQSLFLKIGLEMFCQYGYPFVKKLRERGYNIFLDLKLHDIPNTVKRTCQMIAKWDVQMLTIHASGGSKMIKSAKEGLAGSNTKLLAVTQLTSLGQVELTNELQVTLRSQDYVTRLAKLAFTNGADGVISSALEVPMIKEVTSESFLCVTPGIRPKSSKIGDQKRVATPNQAKKLGSDLIVVGRPITQAKDKYNAYVKIEKEWNK; translated from the coding sequence ATGGATAAACCAGTTATAGTAGCATTAGATTTTGCAAACGAGGTTGAATGTATTGATTTCTTGGATCAATTTCCTAAGAAGCAATCATTGTTTTTAAAAATTGGCTTAGAAATGTTTTGTCAATATGGCTATCCGTTCGTCAAAAAATTACGGGAACGTGGTTATAATATTTTTCTCGATTTGAAATTACATGATATTCCTAATACTGTTAAAAGAACTTGTCAGATGATTGCCAAGTGGGATGTCCAAATGCTAACAATTCATGCCAGTGGCGGCTCCAAAATGATCAAGAGCGCTAAAGAAGGATTAGCGGGCTCCAATACGAAGCTGCTAGCCGTGACGCAATTGACCTCATTAGGACAAGTGGAATTAACTAATGAACTACAAGTCACGTTACGATCACAAGATTATGTTACGAGATTAGCTAAACTAGCTTTTACAAACGGAGCCGATGGCGTTATCTCATCTGCCTTAGAAGTTCCCATGATCAAAGAAGTTACCAGTGAGAGTTTTCTCTGTGTCACGCCAGGCATTCGTCCTAAATCTAGTAAAATCGGTGACCAAAAACGAGTTGCCACACCGAATCAAGCTAAAAAACTTGGAAGCGACCTAATCGTGGTAGGGAGACCAATCACTCAAGCTAAAGACAAATACAATGCCTATGTGAAAATTGAAAAGGAATGGAATAAATAA
- the pyrE gene encoding orotate phosphoribosyltransferase: MDKKIATDIASQLLRIKAVTLSPKEPFTWASGIKSPIYTDNRLTIAYPKFRQTIAEDLAVLIKEKYPEVEVIGGVATAGIPHATGVSNILDLPLNYVRPKKKDHGKKGQIEGRCQTGDKVVLIDDLISTGGSILKAVDAVRETGAEVIGTVAIFSYDLPESTTNFAIAKTKLYTLTDFPTLVQVAKEQNYVEENDTELLEQWYQNPEGWCK; the protein is encoded by the coding sequence ATGGATAAAAAAATAGCAACCGATATTGCCAGTCAATTATTAAGAATTAAGGCTGTAACATTAAGTCCTAAAGAACCCTTTACTTGGGCTAGTGGTATTAAATCGCCAATTTATACGGATAATCGTTTAACTATTGCCTATCCTAAGTTCCGTCAAACGATTGCTGAAGATCTAGCAGTCTTAATTAAAGAAAAATATCCTGAAGTAGAGGTCATTGGTGGAGTCGCTACAGCTGGGATTCCTCACGCTACAGGAGTTTCTAATATTCTTGATTTGCCTTTAAATTATGTTCGACCTAAGAAAAAAGATCATGGTAAAAAAGGTCAAATCGAAGGTCGCTGTCAAACTGGGGATAAAGTTGTTTTGATTGATGACTTAATTTCAACCGGTGGCAGCATTTTAAAAGCGGTTGATGCAGTTCGTGAAACTGGAGCAGAAGTTATTGGCACAGTAGCTATCTTCTCGTATGATTTGCCAGAAAGTACGACTAATTTTGCCATAGCAAAAACAAAATTGTATACATTGACAGATTTTCCAACATTAGTTCAGGTGGCCAAAGAACAAAATTATGTTGAAGAAAATGACACAGAACTATTAGAACAGTGGTATCAAAACCCAGAAGGATGGTGCAAATAA
- a CDS encoding quinone-dependent dihydroorotate dehydrogenase, with translation MDLYKAVRPLIFKVDPEVDHHLVANGLKMFNRTPQVLQMMFQTKKYANLKVTVKGVDFDSPIGIAAGFDKKAEFYNSLGALGAGFVEIGSVTRENQPGNPKKRIFRLTQDQAIINRMGLNNLGIEETRKHLANTPKHVALGISVAPGHGLSSEEMVDEMVNDIKEIHSFADYIALNQSCPNQKGVTTLQEIPVAKRLLQKIHNLHIKEPVFCKFGNDITAEQLIELINETKGLMDGVILTNTASNPSKVYNNLKSINRNEGGGLSGKPIFLKSLSLTKAIHQAFPELPIMFSGGIFTPEDAQTALEAGASLVQVYTGFIYNGPTLLEKINRYLSVNEVLRKLDYTSVAKSPDHSQQDVEVIDINEDKKIELDANSGASFHEE, from the coding sequence ATGGATTTATATAAAGCAGTACGTCCATTGATCTTCAAAGTTGACCCTGAAGTTGATCATCATTTAGTGGCCAATGGTTTAAAAATGTTTAATCGGACTCCACAAGTTTTACAGATGATGTTTCAAACAAAAAAATATGCTAATTTAAAAGTTACAGTCAAAGGCGTAGATTTCGATTCACCAATTGGGATAGCTGCTGGTTTTGACAAAAAGGCTGAATTTTACAATAGTTTAGGTGCTTTGGGTGCAGGATTCGTTGAAATTGGTAGTGTGACTAGGGAAAATCAACCGGGAAATCCTAAGAAGAGGATTTTTCGTTTAACGCAAGACCAAGCTATCATTAATCGAATGGGTTTAAATAATCTAGGCATTGAAGAAACTAGAAAGCATTTGGCTAATACGCCTAAACATGTTGCCTTAGGAATTAGTGTGGCCCCAGGACATGGATTGAGTAGTGAAGAAATGGTTGATGAAATGGTCAACGATATTAAGGAAATTCATTCCTTTGCTGACTATATTGCTTTGAATCAAAGTTGTCCCAATCAAAAAGGTGTGACAACTCTACAGGAGATTCCAGTAGCTAAACGCTTATTGCAAAAAATTCATAATTTACATATTAAAGAACCAGTTTTTTGTAAGTTTGGAAATGATATCACTGCAGAACAATTGATTGAATTGATCAATGAAACCAAGGGCTTAATGGATGGGGTCATTTTAACTAATACAGCTTCCAACCCTAGTAAAGTTTATAATAATTTGAAATCAATTAATCGTAATGAAGGTGGCGGATTGAGTGGTAAGCCAATCTTTCTTAAATCATTGAGTTTGACTAAAGCAATTCATCAAGCTTTTCCAGAGCTTCCAATTATGTTTTCTGGCGGTATCTTCACGCCAGAAGATGCACAAACAGCTCTAGAAGCGGGTGCTAGTTTGGTTCAAGTTTATACAGGCTTCATTTACAATGGACCAACGCTTCTAGAAAAGATTAATCGTTACTTGTCTGTTAATGAAGTGTTACGTAAATTGGATTATACTTCCGTTGCAAAATCACCAGATCATAGTCAACAAGATGTTGAAGTTATTGATATTAACGAAGATAAAAAGATTGAATTAGATGCTAATTCTGGTGCTTCTTTTCATGAAGAATAG
- a CDS encoding L-lactate permease has product MILIALSAVILPLILLGIINMPATKGMSISAAIVFLEGLFIWKMPSKALLASILQSIHKSLPILWILFGALMMLNMLQHTGAIDRINSGFHTLSADMRIQLILVAFLFGGLIEGVSGFGTPAMVTAPLMIALGFSPMAAVTLALIADSTPASFGAVGTPLTVGLSNVSEKSEFLNGIGQRITQLDFFAGTFMPLMLIFILVFIFGKNDGHQKKDFLKLVPWSLFIGLVYSIFAILVSFVLSYEFVSILAPFATIIIAILTIKLKFLLPKDSFTSPWTTSTKTIASEKKMSLLTAWSPYIIVILMLLATRTIAPLKEFLVNNVNLSWKNILGFSQVNSDWEFLYSPGTLLTIAVILGLLIQVKSLKNFFPIAKKVVFSMKSTAIALVVTLIMVQIFTNSELNVAKLPSMPMYIAEVISKYLSGIWIIIAPFLGQLGSFVTGSTTVSTLTFGQIQADIATNANVSKELVLAAQLIGAAAGNMICVHNIVSVSSVVGLSGQEGNVLRKTVLPALLYGLLVGIVGFAFTLFI; this is encoded by the coding sequence ATGATTTTAATTGCACTTTCGGCAGTCATTTTGCCATTAATTTTATTGGGGATTATCAATATGCCAGCCACTAAGGGAATGTCAATTAGTGCGGCAATTGTATTTTTAGAAGGACTTTTTATTTGGAAGATGCCTTCAAAGGCTTTACTGGCTTCAATTCTTCAATCTATTCATAAATCCTTACCGATTTTGTGGATTCTTTTTGGAGCTTTAATGATGCTCAATATGCTTCAACATACTGGAGCTATTGATCGTATCAATTCAGGGTTTCACACGTTGTCAGCGGACATGCGGATTCAACTGATTCTAGTAGCTTTCTTATTTGGAGGCTTAATTGAAGGTGTTTCAGGATTTGGAACTCCTGCCATGGTTACAGCTCCATTAATGATTGCTCTGGGATTCTCACCAATGGCTGCCGTTACACTAGCTTTAATCGCTGACTCCACTCCTGCTTCTTTTGGAGCTGTCGGAACACCGCTAACAGTTGGTTTAAGTAATGTCAGCGAAAAAAGTGAATTTCTCAATGGTATTGGTCAACGTATCACTCAATTAGATTTTTTTGCTGGGACCTTTATGCCATTGATGTTGATTTTTATTCTTGTCTTTATATTTGGCAAGAATGATGGTCATCAAAAAAAAGACTTTTTAAAATTAGTTCCTTGGTCATTATTTATTGGACTAGTCTATAGTATCTTTGCTATTTTAGTTTCATTCGTACTCAGCTACGAATTTGTCTCCATCCTGGCTCCATTCGCAACTATTATCATTGCTATTTTAACTATCAAATTGAAATTCTTACTACCCAAGGACAGTTTCACAAGTCCTTGGACTACTTCCACTAAAACAATTGCCTCCGAGAAAAAAATGTCCTTGTTAACTGCTTGGTCACCATATATCATTGTCATCTTAATGCTTTTAGCAACACGGACAATTGCCCCGTTAAAAGAATTTTTGGTAAATAATGTCAACTTATCATGGAAAAACATTTTAGGGTTTTCACAAGTTAATTCTGATTGGGAATTCTTGTATTCTCCCGGAACACTCCTAACAATTGCAGTTATCTTAGGTTTACTAATTCAAGTTAAATCTTTAAAAAACTTCTTTCCAATTGCTAAAAAAGTTGTCTTCTCAATGAAATCAACCGCTATAGCCCTAGTTGTAACACTGATCATGGTTCAGATCTTTACTAATTCTGAACTCAATGTAGCTAAATTACCTAGCATGCCTATGTATATTGCCGAAGTTATTTCTAAATATCTCTCTGGTATTTGGATTATCATTGCCCCATTCCTCGGCCAACTAGGTTCTTTCGTTACTGGTAGTACTACCGTTTCAACTTTGACCTTTGGACAAATTCAGGCAGATATTGCTACAAATGCTAATGTCAGCAAAGAATTAGTCTTAGCCGCTCAATTAATCGGTGCCGCAGCAGGTAATATGATCTGTGTTCACAATATTGTCTCAGTTAGTTCCGTCGTTGGGCTCAGTGGTCAAGAGGGCAATGTCTTACGTAAAACTGTTTTACCAGCTTTGTTATACGGACTTTTAGTTGGTATCGTTGGCTTTGCCTTTACTTTATTCATTTAA
- a CDS encoding PadR family transcriptional regulator, producing the protein MKPLISKDIIRGHTTTIVLNILNQTDSYGYEIAKKVKELSHSKYEINEATLYTVFRRLEKNGDISSYWGDESQGGRRKYYQITAQGKTTLIENIKAWNFAKVVIDDLILGRIDDHE; encoded by the coding sequence ATGAAACCATTAATTTCCAAGGATATTATTCGTGGTCACACGACGACGATTGTTTTAAATATTTTAAATCAAACTGACAGTTATGGTTATGAAATAGCTAAGAAAGTAAAAGAATTGAGTCACAGTAAATACGAAATAAATGAAGCAACACTATATACAGTTTTTAGACGATTAGAGAAAAATGGCGATATCAGTAGCTACTGGGGCGATGAAAGCCAAGGCGGACGTCGCAAGTATTACCAGATAACTGCTCAAGGCAAGACAACTCTAATAGAGAATATTAAGGCTTGGAATTTTGCCAAAGTCGTTATTGATGATTTGATACTAGGAAGGATAGATGATCATGAATGA
- a CDS encoding DUF4097 family beta strand repeat-containing protein, with protein sequence MNEELNELVDKKLDKIFADYSQTKDLNDLHEELAADLLAAAKDNLIEDVTPKEAVDQAFEDFGDIDEVIDSVLNENNSKESDHYHKTLHEHNFDVDTNGVRLDDGKLLNIDEDGITVNGGKTIRINDEGIKVGNMTIDENGVSFGKKSKHSTHKFHAQFNKDNYDTEVNVESLPLIDESEFEFAGLQNIIISYKSASLKVLATDGDKIKIREYMSRSNPNYQVKTDLNGDTLKITQGDVPRFLSLKLKVQILIPKQFSGLLDVYNHSGKIQVRDLNNLQQGIVKTQSGIIYGNNLKGNEITASAGSGNVTLENICSNDQLVIKTNSGVVNLDSINSVKYQIEAKSGTIKALDLSGAGVIGAKSGTIKIIYKKVTGDITVDSGSGTIKLEMPKEDSYTFDLEATSGVVKMKRNAQLKHDIFNLKEGQVGNNPQYNLKARAKSGTIKVE encoded by the coding sequence ATGAATGAAGAATTAAATGAATTGGTTGATAAAAAATTAGATAAGATTTTTGCGGATTACTCACAGACTAAGGATTTGAATGACTTACATGAAGAATTGGCGGCGGATCTATTAGCAGCTGCAAAAGATAACCTGATAGAAGATGTAACGCCAAAAGAAGCGGTTGATCAGGCTTTTGAAGATTTTGGTGATATTGATGAAGTAATTGACTCAGTTCTCAATGAAAATAATTCTAAAGAGAGTGATCACTATCATAAAACTCTTCACGAACATAATTTTGACGTAGATACTAATGGGGTCCGTCTCGACGATGGTAAACTTTTAAACATTGATGAGGATGGCATTACGGTCAACGGTGGTAAAACGATTCGGATTAATGATGAAGGTATTAAAGTGGGAAACATGACGATTGATGAGAATGGCGTTAGTTTTGGTAAAAAATCTAAGCATTCAACGCATAAGTTTCATGCCCAATTCAACAAAGATAACTATGACACCGAGGTTAATGTAGAATCGTTGCCATTAATTGATGAGAGTGAATTTGAATTTGCAGGATTGCAAAACATAATTATTTCCTATAAAAGTGCTAGTTTGAAAGTTTTGGCAACTGATGGCGATAAAATTAAAATCCGTGAATACATGTCACGTTCTAATCCTAATTATCAGGTGAAAACAGATTTGAATGGCGATACTCTAAAGATTACACAAGGCGATGTTCCACGCTTCTTATCCTTAAAGTTAAAAGTTCAAATACTTATTCCAAAGCAGTTTTCAGGGCTACTAGATGTTTATAATCATAGCGGAAAGATTCAAGTTCGAGATTTAAATAATTTGCAACAAGGTATTGTTAAAACTCAAAGTGGAATAATTTATGGAAATAATTTAAAGGGTAATGAAATAACAGCCAGTGCTGGGTCAGGCAATGTGACTTTGGAAAATATTTGTTCTAATGATCAATTGGTAATTAAAACAAATAGTGGCGTCGTTAATTTGGATTCTATTAATAGTGTTAAATATCAAATTGAGGCCAAGAGTGGCACAATCAAGGCGCTTGATTTAAGTGGTGCTGGAGTAATTGGAGCCAAATCCGGTACAATTAAGATTATTTATAAAAAAGTTACCGGAGATATCACAGTCGATAGTGGTAGCGGGACAATTAAATTGGAAATGCCAAAAGAAGATTCTTATACATTCGACTTAGAAGCAACTTCTGGAGTTGTTAAAATGAAACGGAATGCTCAATTAAAACACGATATTTTTAATTTAAAAGAAGGTCAGGTTGGAAATAATCCCCAATATAATTTAAAAGCAAGAGCCAAATCAGGTACGATCAAAGTTGAATAG
- a CDS encoding YfcC family protein — protein MGKKVKKWQMPSAYTILFFLIILVAILTWIIPAGEYATTKAGNIIAGTYKARASSPQGVWDVFMAPINGMVGTSETEGSISVSLFILVIGGFLGVVNKTKALDDGISATVKKYSGKEKALIPVLMVLFAIGGSAYGMGEETIAFYPILIPVMIGVGYDSITAISIALIGTQVGCLASTVNPFATGVASQTLNISPGDGLIPRMILLVIVTVISIVYVMHYAEKIKKDPSQSYVFDRRQEDLKEFSMPERSIDDKLSKRQKIVLWLFGLTFLIMIVGLIPWSSLNDNWTFFDSFTKWLTDIPFLGALIGKDLVPLGSWYFTEITTLFFMMSVVIMFVFRMKESEFIDAFLGGMNEFLSVAIIVAVARGIQVVMNNGYITATVLHAGETGLQSLSAGVFIVLTYIFYIPMSFLIPSTSGLAAATMGIMGPLGKFSGVDGSLVITAYQAASGWVNLITPTSGVVMGALAIGHVNIIKWFKYMWKLMAILFVVVAIFLVVCAVI, from the coding sequence ATGGGGAAAAAAGTAAAAAAATGGCAAATGCCGTCCGCATATACCATCTTATTTTTTCTGATAATCCTGGTGGCAATTTTAACTTGGATTATACCTGCCGGTGAATATGCGACAACTAAAGCCGGAAATATTATTGCAGGTACCTATAAAGCCCGAGCAAGTAGTCCCCAAGGAGTTTGGGATGTTTTCATGGCACCAATCAACGGAATGGTAGGGACTTCAGAAACTGAAGGATCAATTTCTGTTTCACTGTTTATCTTAGTTATTGGTGGTTTCTTAGGAGTCGTTAATAAGACAAAAGCATTAGATGACGGAATCAGTGCTACTGTAAAAAAATACAGCGGCAAGGAAAAAGCTTTGATACCAGTTTTAATGGTCTTGTTTGCAATTGGTGGTTCTGCTTATGGAATGGGTGAGGAAACAATTGCCTTTTACCCTATTCTGATACCAGTTATGATTGGAGTCGGTTATGATTCGATTACAGCTATTTCCATTGCTTTAATTGGTACACAGGTAGGATGTTTGGCCTCAACGGTCAATCCTTTTGCCACTGGAGTTGCTTCACAAACGTTGAATATTTCACCAGGTGATGGATTAATACCACGAATGATTCTTTTGGTAATTGTTACGGTGATCAGTATTGTTTACGTAATGCATTATGCTGAAAAAATTAAGAAAGATCCATCACAATCTTATGTTTTTGATCGTCGCCAAGAGGATCTTAAAGAATTTTCAATGCCTGAAAGAAGTATTGATGATAAATTGTCTAAGCGTCAAAAAATTGTACTTTGGTTATTTGGCTTAACATTTTTGATTATGATTGTTGGCTTGATCCCTTGGTCAAGTTTAAATGATAATTGGACTTTCTTTGATAGTTTTACAAAATGGTTGACAGATATTCCATTTTTAGGTGCTTTGATCGGTAAGGACCTAGTACCATTAGGTTCTTGGTACTTCACGGAGATCACGACGCTTTTCTTCATGATGTCAGTTGTGATCATGTTTGTTTTCAGAATGAAAGAATCAGAATTTATTGATGCCTTTCTTGGCGGAATGAATGAGTTCTTAAGTGTTGCCATTATCGTTGCTGTTGCTCGTGGTATTCAGGTCGTAATGAATAATGGGTATATTACAGCAACTGTATTACATGCTGGTGAAACAGGACTTCAAAGTCTATCTGCTGGGGTCTTTATCGTATTGACTTATATTTTCTATATTCCAATGTCATTCTTGATTCCATCAACTTCAGGATTGGCTGCTGCGACGATGGGTATCATGGGACCATTAGGCAAGTTCTCAGGCGTTGACGGTTCCTTAGTTATTACTGCCTATCAAGCAGCTTCTGGTTGGGTCAATTTGATTACACCAACTTCTGGTGTTGTTATGGGTGCCTTAGCTATTGGACACGTTAATATCATTAAATGGTTCAAGTACATGTGGAAATTAATGGCAATTCTTTTCGTTGTCGTGGCTATCTTTTTGGTTGTTTGTGCTGTTATTTAA
- a CDS encoding M20 family metallopeptidase, translating into MEKFITDEIQNEAIEDLSKIVGIASYNEKAESKAPFGKGPKKALEQVLAITEKLGFKTYEDPDGYYGYADIGTGDQTFGIVGHMDEVPAGNLEAWDVEPYKLTEKDGKLYGRGTQDDKGPTMSAIYAIKAILDKGYKLNKKIRVIFGTDEEILWRCLAEYNKKEDPIDLGIAPDAEFPLIYAEKGLQQSYLVGPGSKELHLDLENAFNAVPGKAVYDGPKQTEVFEALKKHGFEADKKDNSIEVHGKSVHAMNAPEGVNAVVRLGIALAEVYPQIKVLQFLKAFGEDANGTNLLGDVSDDVSGKLTFNISSLKITDDESRMQIDLRIPVKIDHDQLVQQISDAVAKFGLKYENFDYVAPLYVPTDSELVKTLMSTYQDLTGDMKSQPAISGGATFARTMHNCVAFGGMLPTTPDFMHQANENWSKADMRKAMEIFAEAIYRLCVK; encoded by the coding sequence ATGGAAAAGTTTATCACTGATGAAATTCAAAATGAAGCTATTGAGGATCTTTCAAAAATAGTTGGTATTGCCTCTTATAATGAGAAGGCAGAATCAAAGGCACCATTTGGTAAGGGTCCTAAAAAAGCTTTGGAACAGGTTTTAGCTATTACCGAGAAATTAGGCTTTAAAACTTACGAAGATCCAGATGGTTACTATGGTTATGCTGATATTGGAACAGGTGATCAAACCTTTGGGATCGTTGGACATATGGATGAGGTCCCAGCCGGTAATTTGGAAGCTTGGGATGTTGAACCTTATAAATTAACAGAAAAAGATGGTAAATTGTATGGTCGTGGAACCCAAGATGACAAGGGACCAACAATGTCTGCAATCTACGCTATTAAGGCAATTCTAGACAAAGGATACAAATTAAATAAAAAGATTAGAGTTATCTTTGGTACTGATGAAGAGATTCTCTGGAGATGTCTGGCAGAATATAATAAAAAAGAAGATCCAATTGATTTAGGAATAGCTCCCGATGCTGAATTTCCTCTGATTTATGCCGAAAAAGGATTACAACAATCATATTTAGTTGGACCAGGTTCAAAAGAATTACATCTAGACTTAGAGAATGCTTTCAACGCAGTTCCAGGCAAGGCCGTCTATGACGGTCCAAAACAGACAGAAGTTTTCGAAGCTTTGAAAAAGCATGGTTTTGAAGCTGATAAAAAGGATAATTCCATTGAAGTACACGGTAAATCTGTTCATGCAATGAATGCTCCTGAAGGTGTAAATGCAGTTGTTAGATTGGGTATAGCGCTAGCCGAGGTTTACCCACAAATCAAAGTATTGCAATTTTTGAAGGCTTTTGGTGAAGATGCTAACGGGACAAACTTACTTGGGGATGTTTCGGATGACGTATCTGGTAAATTAACCTTCAATATTTCTAGTCTTAAGATCACAGATGATGAATCAAGAATGCAAATAGATCTAAGAATTCCTGTTAAAATCGATCATGACCAATTAGTTCAACAAATTAGCGATGCTGTAGCTAAGTTTGGTTTGAAATATGAAAACTTTGATTACGTGGCACCACTTTATGTTCCAACAGATAGTGAATTAGTTAAGACTTTAATGTCTACGTATCAAGATTTAACAGGCGATATGAAGTCGCAGCCTGCGATTTCTGGGGGTGCGACATTTGCCCGGACGATGCATAATTGTGTTGCCTTTGGGGGAATGTTGCCAACGACACCAGATTTCATGCACCAAGCCAATGAAAATTGGAGTAAAGCTGACATGAGAAAAGCAATGGAGATATTTGCTGAGGCAATTTATCGTCTTTGCGTGAAGTAA
- the aroA gene encoding 3-phosphoshikimate 1-carboxyvinyltransferase, translating into MFDYNTQASKFKFQGEIVVPGDKSIGHTAIALGALANGVTQISNFSYSDDLTVTAKVFEKLGAKIHTEMSTDDMIIKGVNHQLKSLDEPLNVDNVGALESLLLGILATNTNEYVIQGGKYLSKRSIQRLVKLLKEMGVKIQQLTDNVLPVKIQGSDNLKGITYQQDISSAQIKSGLVLAGIYAKSPTVIIRKLPTRDHTEILANYFGANIVTTPETITVNPEKTELTGQSLTIPGDFSSAALYIAGALLSKGSQIRLPKVGLNSTRIGLLKVAKQMGANIILESHSINSVEPFGDLVIKSQQLHGTKITAQQVPFIIDEIPLVALMASQAEGQTVIEGIHDVHLQLSDRIRNMRVELAKLGIIMQVNDDSIVIEGEQKIKVKDNVDSHNDHRIAMMLCIASILTETPFKIKNIESIDISYPSFLSDMKKVLVAR; encoded by the coding sequence ATGTTTGATTATAATACACAAGCATCAAAATTTAAGTTTCAAGGCGAGATCGTTGTTCCAGGTGATAAAAGTATTGGTCACACGGCGATAGCACTGGGTGCATTAGCAAACGGAGTTACACAAATCAGTAATTTTTCCTATTCAGATGATTTGACTGTTACCGCTAAAGTCTTCGAAAAATTAGGAGCTAAAATTCATACTGAGATGAGTACTGATGACATGATAATTAAAGGGGTCAATCATCAGCTTAAATCATTAGATGAACCTTTAAACGTTGATAACGTAGGAGCTTTAGAGAGTCTTTTATTAGGAATCTTAGCAACTAATACAAATGAGTACGTGATTCAGGGTGGAAAATATCTCAGTAAGAGATCCATTCAACGATTAGTTAAATTGCTTAAGGAAATGGGTGTCAAAATTCAACAATTAACGGATAATGTTTTACCAGTAAAAATTCAAGGCAGTGACAATTTAAAGGGGATCACTTATCAACAAGATATTTCTAGTGCTCAGATTAAAAGTGGTCTGGTTTTAGCAGGTATCTATGCCAAGTCACCGACTGTTATTATTCGAAAGTTGCCAACTAGAGACCATACCGAGATACTAGCCAATTATTTTGGAGCCAATATTGTTACGACACCGGAAACAATAACAGTAAACCCTGAAAAAACTGAGTTGACGGGTCAAAGTTTAACAATTCCAGGAGATTTCTCATCGGCAGCGCTTTATATTGCTGGAGCACTTTTGTCAAAGGGTAGTCAGATACGTTTACCTAAAGTCGGACTTAATTCTACCCGTATTGGTTTATTAAAAGTGGCTAAGCAAATGGGTGCAAACATAATATTGGAAAGTCATTCAATTAACAGTGTAGAACCATTCGGAGACTTGGTAATTAAGTCGCAGCAGTTACACGGTACAAAAATAACCGCACAGCAAGTCCCATTTATTATTGATGAAATACCCTTGGTTGCTCTGATGGCTTCACAAGCTGAAGGACAGACTGTTATAGAAGGCATACATGATGTACATTTACAATTAAGTGATCGTATTAGAAATATGCGTGTTGAATTAGCTAAATTAGGGATCATTATGCAAGTGAATGACGATTCAATCGTAATTGAGGGAGAACAGAAAATCAAAGTCAAGGATAATGTCGATAGTCACAATGATCATCGAATCGCAATGATGCTTTGTATCGCCTCAATTTTGACAGAAACCCCGTTTAAGATTAAAAATATTGAATCAATTGATATCTCGTATCCTAGTTTCCTCTCTGATATGAAGAAGGTTTTAGTAGCTAGGTAA